A single genomic interval of Trichosurus vulpecula isolate mTriVul1 chromosome 6, mTriVul1.pri, whole genome shotgun sequence harbors:
- the RHOH gene encoding rho-related GTP-binding protein RhoH: MLNSIKCVLVGDAAVGKTALLVRFTSETFPEMYKPTVYENAGVDVFMDGIQISLGLWDTAGNDAFKSIRPLSYQQADVVLMCYSVANHNSFLSLRNKWIAEIRSNLPCTPVLVVATQTDQREMGPHRASCINSVDGKRLAQEVKAKGYLECSALSNRGVQQVFECAVRTAVNHARRRNRRKLFSINECKIF, translated from the coding sequence ATGCTTAATTCCATCAAGTGTGTGTTGGTGGGAGATGCAGCTGTGGGGAAAACAGCGCTCCTGGTGCGCTTCACATCGGAGACATTCCCTGAAATGTACAAGCCCACGGTGTATGAGAATGCAGGGGTAGATGTCTTCATGGATGGCATCCAGATCAGTCTGGGCCTTTGGGACACAGCCGGTAACGATGCCTTCAAAAGCATACGCCCCCTGTCCTACCAGCAAGCAGATGTGGTGCTCATGTGCTATTCTGTGGCCAACCATAACTCCTTCTTGAGCCTGAGAAACAAATGGATTGCTGAGATACGGAGCAATTTGCCCTGTACCCCAGTGTTGGTGGTGGCCACACAGACTGACCAGAGGGAAATGGGACCCCACAGGGCTTCCTGTATAAACTCAGTGGATGGGAAACGGCTGGCCCAGGAGGTGAAGGCCAAGGGCTACCTGGAGTGTTCAGCTCTCAGCAACCGAGGGGTGCAACAGGTATTCGAGTGTGCTGTCAGGACTGCAGTTAATCATGCtaggaggaggaataggaggaaGCTCTTCTCCATTAATGAGTGCAAGATCTTTTAA